From a region of the Vidua macroura isolate BioBank_ID:100142 chromosome 3, ASM2450914v1, whole genome shotgun sequence genome:
- the RDH14 gene encoding retinol dehydrogenase 14, giving the protein MAAALPALALGAGLLVAAWRWLRGAARPGRGGSMRGKTVIITGANSGLGRAAAAELLRMRARVIMGCRDRARAERAAREIRAEVGERADGAGELVVRELDLASLRSVRAFCHRVLQEESRLDVLINNAGIFQCPYMKTEDGFEMQFGVNHLGHFLLTNLLLGLLKNSAPSRIIVVSSKLYKYGEINFEDLNSEISYNKSFCYSRSKLANILFARELARRLEGTGVTVNSLHPGIVRTNLGRHVNIPLLAKPLFNLVSWAFFKTPLEGAQTSIYLASSPDVEGVSGRYFGDCKEEELLPKAMDDLVARKLWDISEVMVGLLK; this is encoded by the exons ATGGCCGCGGCGCTGCCGGCGCTGGCGCTGGGCGCGGGGCTGCTGGTGGCCGCCTGGCGCTGGCTgcggggcgcggcgcggcccgggcGCGGCGGCTCCATGCGGGGCAAGACCGTCATCATCACCGGCGCCAACAGCGGGCtgggccgggcggcggcggccgagcTGCTGCGGATGCGGGCCCGCGTCATCATGGGCTGCCGCGACCGGGCGCGGGCCGAGCGCGCGGCCCGCGAGATCCGGGCCGAGGTGGGCGAGCGGGCGGACGGCGCGGGCGAGCTGGTGGTCCGCGAGCTGGACCTGGCCTCGCTGCGCTCCGTGCGCGCCTTCTGCCACCGCGTCCTGCAG GAAGAATCAAGGCTGGATGTTCTGATAAATAATGCAGGGATATTCCAGTGTCCATATATGAAGACAGAGGATGGTTTTGAGATGCAATTTGGTGTAAACCACTTGGGCCACTTCTTGCTCACCAACCTTCTTCTGGGCCTCCTCAAAAATTCTGCCCCAAGCAGAATTATTGTAGTGTCCTCAAAGCTTTACAAATATGGAGAGATCAATTTTGAAGACTTGAATAGTGAAATAAGCTACAATAAGAGCTTTTGTTACAGCCGAAGTAAACTGGCTAACATATTATTTGCCAGGGAGCTGGCCCGTCGCTTGGAGGGAACCGGAGTCACCGTCAACTCCCTTCATCCTGGGATTGTCAGAACAAATCTAGGCAGACATGTGAATATTCCTTTGCTGGCCAAACCTCTGTTCAACTTGGTGTCGTGGGCTTTCTTCAAAACACCTCTGGAAGGAGCCCAGACATCTATTTATTTGGCTTCCTCTCCTGATGTCGAAGGCGTGTCAGGAAGGTATTTTGGAGACTGCAAAGAGGAAGAACTTCTGCCCAAAGCCATGGATGACTTGGTTGCAAGAAAATTGTGGGATATTAGTGAAGTGATGGTTGGCTTACTGAAGTAA
- the NT5C1B gene encoding cytosolic 5'-nucleotidase 1B, whose protein sequence is MSGSGSEEPPPSQATEEDRQQEAERDWAAAKAFYDNLVTQKPRPPKPQNAITVAVSSRALFNLLEEQRIYEEQGVEKYVEYQQKNENVIFKPGPAFYFVKALEHVNARLLELYPDDEERFDIVLMTNNHAQVGVRLINSINHYGLTIERFCMTGGESPIGYLTAYLTNLYLSADSDKVQEAIEAGIASATMFTANKDIVYSDTQLRVAFDGDAVIFSDESEQIFKEQGLDRFFEHEQLNENKPLAQGPLKGFLEDLGKLQKKFYAKNERLNCPIRTYLVTARSAASSGARVLKTLRSWGLEIDEALFLAGAPKGPILVKIRPHIFFDDQMFHIEGAQKLGTIAAHVPYGIAQKYHKST, encoded by the exons ATGAGCGGCTCGGGCTCGGAGGAGCCGCCGCCCAGCCAGGCGACAGAGGAGGACCGGCAGCAGGAGGCCGAGCGGGACTGGGCGGCGGCCAAGGCTTTCTACGACAATCTGGTTACCCAGAAGCCCCGGCCG CCCAAGCCCCAGAACGCCATCACGGTGGCCGTGTCCTCCCGAGCACTCTTCAacctgctggaggagcagcggATCTACGAAGAGCAGGGCGTGGAGAAGTACGTGGAGTACCAGCAGAAAAACGAGAACGTCATCTTCAAGCCCGGACCGGCGTTCTACTTCGTCAAG GCACTGGAGCATGTCAATGCCCGGCTTCTCGAGCTGTACCCTGATGATGAAGAACGGTTTGATATTGTCCTGATGACTAATAACCATGCCCAAGTGGGAGTGAGGCTCATAAATAGCATCAATCACTATg GCTTAACAATTGAACGTTTCTGTATGACGGGAGGAGAGAGCCCCATTGGTTACCTGACTGCGTACCTCACGAACCTGTACCTCTCAGCAGATTCTGACAAAGTGCAGGAAGCTATAGAAGCAG GCATTGCATCAGCTACGATGTTCACTGCCAACAAAGACATTGTTTACTCGGATACACAGCTGAGGGTGGCTTTTGATGGGGATGCTGTTATCTTTTCTGATGAATCagaacagattttcaaagaGCAAGGATTAGATAGATTTTTTGAACATGAACAATTGAATGAAAATAAGCCTCTTGCACAG GGTCCTTTGAAGGGTTTTCTGGAAGATCTGGGGAAACTCCAGAAGAAGTTCTATGCAAAAAACGAGCGATTAAATTGTCCTATAAGGACCTACCTGGTCACAGCCAGAAGTGCAGCGAGCTCTGGAGCAAGAGTGCTGAAGACTCTCCGTAGCTGGGGTCTGGAGATTGATGAGGCACTGTTCCTAGCAGGAGCACCTAAAGGACCAATCCTGGTGAAAATCCGCCCTCACATTTTCTTTGATGACCAGATGTTCCACATCGAAGGAGCACAGAAATTAGGCACCATAGCTGCACATGTCCCCTATGGCATTGCTCAGAAGTACCACAAATCTACATGA